A window of Pirellulales bacterium contains these coding sequences:
- a CDS encoding Rrf2 family transcriptional regulator, with protein MLPKTAEYALRAVVWLARDPARQESADELARQTSVPRRYLHKVLQDLVKAKLVRSQSGPGGGYVLTRSPDKISVLDVVKATAPLMRIRRCPLGLPSHRQLCPLHAELDRVYAATEAVFKRVTISQLLGSASEIAPLCARS; from the coding sequence ATGCTGCCTAAAACCGCTGAATACGCGCTGCGCGCCGTCGTGTGGTTGGCTCGCGATCCTGCTCGGCAGGAGTCTGCCGACGAGCTTGCCCGGCAAACCAGCGTCCCGCGGCGCTATCTGCACAAAGTGCTCCAGGACCTGGTCAAGGCGAAGCTCGTTCGCTCTCAATCGGGTCCCGGAGGCGGTTATGTCCTGACGCGATCGCCAGACAAGATCTCTGTGTTGGACGTCGTCAAGGCCACGGCCCCTTTGATGCGAATTCGCCGCTGCCCCTTGGGACTGCCTTCCCATCGACAGCTCTGTCCCCTGCACGCGGAACTGGACCGGGTGTATGCCGCGACCGAGGCGGTCTTCAAGCGAGTGACCATCTCCCAATTACTCGGGTCGGCGTCTGAGATCGCACCGCTCTGCGCGAGGAGCTAG